The sequence below is a genomic window from Haematobia irritans isolate KBUSLIRL chromosome 3, ASM5000362v1, whole genome shotgun sequence.
atttgaaaaacaaacagcttatgttttcgtcttgagagcagcattttatgtatatgtggacatgtgttttgtttatcattttggcattatgggcacaatttttttctttgttcgttaaaagaaatcaggggtcttcataaaaataacgaaagggcactatactctttttagagttgggacagtaaaatgaaataaggaggaaatagtgaaaaattacacagtaaaatgtaaaaaaacaaactttagttcctctttattaaaaagtagtccacgagaagttgacggacaccatcaaatataaaagcgggcattaagttcgagttttacagctaaaacaatttaaaaagtttattttctttaaaatgaattattaaagaaaaataaaaggaattttagagcgatggtgttaaatgctagtaaaaaactgttcactcctaaataaatttatgtttatattataaaattatgtatgtatgtttatactcgactccacgttcttcttttgttagtttttgaattccttccaaattttaaagttttgtacaaaaacagttttttattacaagattgttatttttgttattttttatatttttttattacaattattgttattataatattttatccaaaaatcagtcaatttcgtttatatcaagcactgttactgactataaatctttaataacacacatttcgaagtttcatttaaaaaaaattaatatagtataaatataaatgtgtaaatgaaaaaaaaaaaaaaaacaaaacaaaaaaaaaatgttcggtcggagcagggattgaacccacgaccctttgcatgcaaggcagacatgctaaccactgctccacgtggcaaacaaatgtatgcttctgttaaataatgttatgtttgcatgggctcgtgggcgctgcaaactatgctatatgaatgtaacttaaaacgataattatctactggtgactataacagctacgtagcccagtggatagtgtgttggcttacaaactgtatggtcctcggttcgattctccgtgcaggcgaaaggtaaaatttaaaaaagttataaaagtgaataatttcttcaacattatttgtattacagagaaaggttccaataactaaaaaatttcgtggaagtgaaaattacgagtatgttagggaatgagcacaatcgtgtttgggaaaaattcttccaagcatataatatttttggctcaaaatgcttccaaacatataatatgttcacataaaacaaacatattaatgtttcggcagtatgcaataatatatgtgcttcctgcaaaatatgtttggaacatatgttaaagaagcgattttttttgagggtgtaggaacctaactgccaccgtggtgcattacttgacatgcccgccttgcatacacaagctcgtgggttcgattcctgcttcgaccaaacaccaaaaagtttttcagcggtatattatcccacctcagtaatgctggtgacatttctgagggtttcaaagcttctcttagtggtttcactgcaatgtggaacgccgttcggactgggctataaaaaggaggtcccttgtcaatgagcttaacatggaatcgggcagcactcagtgataagagagaagttcaccactgtggtatcacaatggactgaatagtctaagtgagcctgatacatcaggctgtcacctaacctaacctaacttaactgctaaaaattgttcagttaaagttaaccgtagagagatatttcgattttactttctgttaactgggagttaaagtctaacggagatacatgaaaatggccgttaatcttACTccttatacaccgaaaaaaaatttccgtagttaaactaacgctaaattaaacTTATGTTTATTATTGTAACGGCCATTTGCATGTagttccgttaggctttaactgccactaaacagaaatacaaatttaaatatcttttctccaataaataaatatctttttttctttaactgaaaaattttcagcagttaagtttctaactggcatatggaatatacacGCAAGGTGACAGACATGTAGATATCATGGTTTAAAAGTTCATAAGTTTAAAAgttcttcatgaaaatgggggtaaaagaaatatttgtttgtagttaaattttaatatttatttttttgaagttttccacagcccaatgaaattctccttttttaagtatgtctcaaacattttatgaactaaacgtgggtataaagttcgacGGCCgtgcacataagttcaatatgaactaaaggagTGTTAAGTCGTAAATGAAACGCTCTCGATCAGGCTTGAAACACAACTGACTTTATTATCCACATTTGCTTAAACTATGGTCTAAGTAAAGGGAATGACAGTTATAAATAGAGAGAGTGGTAATTATAGAGGGTTCTAAAGAGAATGACATTTGTTTATGCTTTCTCATATACATAACATCTcttcccccccaaaaaaaataacaacaataatataCATGATACATAGAATACGCATGCTACATAATAACATGACAACAACAAAGAGGCTTAAATATACTACATATGGTAAATACAAGAGTACTTAAATATAATAAGCTGAAtataatttggaatataatcATTCAAATAACTAAAACATTTGACAttacaattaaacaaaaatatttagtacTGCAGTCTATCTGGCTGCTTGACATTTCGTTGTGGGCGACTTGCGGCAAAATATTTGTGTGGAACTTCGTGGTAATCATCTTCTCTTTCTCTCTTTCTATAATTCTTcttaaatactaaatatttttcaaacaatcatataTCTTTGTGGAGAGAGAATTTTGATAACTTTTGCTTCTtcccatttacaatttttgctgagcatatttctgtacaaaacctTTTGACCAATGTAAAACTTTTTCTGTATGTTCACATTACTATTGCAAGATATATAATTGTTCCTAGCAAGATTTTTACATATCGGATTTATGGAATCAAATGCTGTTCTTGGATAATAAGAAAAGATCAAGGAAGCTGGTGTAGAGTTAGTTGAAGAATTGCTTGTATTTctgtatttccacaaaaaagttgttattttttcttgaaatttttaattacaagtTTGTTTATCCAATATAAACCTTTTAAGTGATTTTTTGACAGTTTGTACTGCCCTTTCCGCAATCCCATTGGATtgcggacaaaattttttactcggCATTGATTTTCCATATGTTGACGGCCGCATTGATCGCAATTTTGTTGTCTCTCTTGTCTGTCCTTCGCTGAAGAATATTTACCGTTTTTGTTCACCTCGCTACCACGTTCACCAATATATTTTACATTTTCTGACATAAATTCTCTCTGCATAGAGATCACATGTTTTTGAGTTAGTGAATCAGCGGTTGCTAAATTAGTGGCCTTATCCCATGTTAATAGCGGTTCCTCTAACAATTTTGTTCTTAAAGACGAGCTGTTTACTCCGCACACTAGGCGATCTCTCAATGCCTCTTCTAAGAACGATTTGAAGTTACAAGTTGCCGCTAACGCTTTTAATTCCACTATGTAGTCAGCAATCGGTTCTCCTTCTTTTTGATCTCGGGAATAAAACTTGTAACGCTCCGCGATTTCATtggcttttggtgcaaaatggtctgtcaaaatttttaacaattgggaAATAGACTTGTCTTTGGGCTTAAGAGGCACTGTCAGCGACGCCAAAATCTCATAAGCTTCAGCTCCAATTAATGTGATAAATAGCGGAACCTGCTTATTTTCGTTTACATCATTTACCACAAAAAACTGCTCAACTCGTGCCACccaggaattaaaattttcacctgGTAGGTAAGGTTCAATATTACCAATCAGACCCATGCTGTTCTTTCttcttttttattgttttttcacCGTTGATTTTtaatctcaattttatttctcgtcgCCAATGTTAAGTCGTAAATGAAACGCTCTCGATCAGGCTTGAAACACAACTGACTTTATTATCCACATTTGCTTAACCTATGGTCTAAGTAAAGGGAATGACAGTTATAAATAGAGAGAGAGTGGTAATTATAGAGGGTTCTAAAGAGAATGACATTTGTTTATGCTTTCTCATATACATAACAAGGagaagaacattttcgtacgattcccaaaaatagtaagaatgaagtactgatttggcgtcaatgattttcttctttacttttagttcattttttcttctatgagagggtgtaatttcgtgaactgcagttaaaaagtacaccagggctttttttcctggttttaacagctCTTTGTGCAAATCTCAAAATATGGTGTAtagtttagttcaattttcgcacgatgtAATTCATTCGTGCTATAAtagagtttactttttttctgtgtaaaaagcAATAGAAACCGTTCATAGTGAATAGTAAAGCTTAATTCAATTTCTCCAACTCATAGAAATGGCTCACTTtcccacacacacacccaccaacactatgtaaggaaataaaaacaaaggcgGCACAATGGACACTTGAACCTTATGATGTATTCGAACGCATGACTCAACTATCACAACGAAGAATAATGGTCTATGTTTGATAAATGACATGGAACCAGGATACCCATATGCATTTCATATAGACATTAGAGTGgttactcacaaaaaaaaaagaaagaaactaTACTAtattatgggaaaaattaaatatctcgtgtgaaaatttaacttaattgaattccaaattttgagaataattaAATTACGGAAATTTCCTGATGCTTTTGGATACCATTTACAAACtgcatttttcttcgaaaagcaaaactgaactaaaaataaagaaaaatcttaACGTTGCCATTTTAACCATGTcacagttcattcttactatttttgaggagTGTGCGAAATACTCCATCTGATTTAATTAtcattgaacttatttgtatgtCATGGAAATTTTACTGGCATTTAGTTCATAGATTTTTttacatacttggaataaagggCTGGGCAAatgttcttataaaattttaaaaataaacttatggtgttttcttttcttgtaaaacgtgtgcactttttttgaattttacccggaaaattaactttattggttcttttctaaaaaaaacaggcaaaagtgcgtaaaggcttcgaattctgttgtgagaatagtgccacgcatagaggcaaattgtgGACATTTTCAACACTGCCGGCAAATGAGAGCGCTGCCGATTGCTCTGTTTgctcctttgaattcttttctgcccgttgaaatgatagcatgttttttagttttctggcaacattttaaaaatgcacattctataaagacaaaatgaaGCTAAAGCCCTTTTTACAGAAAAGAAAATACCATaaaacaaagtaaaattttttaaattaatataagtaAAGTTTTGCAATAGATATAAGTAATAtgctgcacagaaaaaagtcggtacttttttcttgatcagagagaaattctaagacgatataaccatgttcatccgtccgtctgcctgtctgttgtaatcacattGCACCCTTCAATGCAATCatgttaaaatttggcacagattcgttttttatcGGCATGAAGGTCAAGTTTGaaaatggtctatatcggtccaggttttgatatagtgttCGTCCTGATTTGGGATCTTTAGAATTTAGACATAgccatttttattcgatttgcctaaaatttcaaatcagtcATCAATtctaaatatgtgtgccgaagatagtgtgtatcggtccatgtttcggtatagcccccatatagcccagtctcttgatttgacttcttgagcttccagtcaccgtagtttttatgctgaaatttgacacagattcgtttattttttttttgcatgcacacagaaaaaaatttccgtagttaaactaacgctaaatttaacttatttttattggaaaaaatttatttccttgtagttaaattttattatttttgtcgaaattttccacagcttaatgaaatcttactttttttaagtatgtctcaaaaattttatgaactaaacgtgagtataaagttcaatgactgtacacataagttcaatatgaactaaagcaaaatacGATTTTCGTACGGTTCCCAAAAATAGAAAGAATGAActtctgtatggttaaaatggtcatgatttggcgccaatgattttcttctttacttttagttaattttttcttctatgagatgatgtaatttcgtgaactgtagttaaaaagtacaatggGGCAtacaaatttcctggttttaacaacgctttgtggaaatctcaaactgtggagtaaaatttagttcaattttcgtgcgagatagttcattcttcctataaaacagttcacttttttttcggtgcaggtgaagttcgaagatgggctagatcggtccatattttgttacAGCGCCCATacaaccgatcccccgaattgGAGTCTTGAGAATTTAGACATCGCCAGTTTTATTCTATTTGCCTAAAATCCAAAATCAAGACCCATAAATAAGTATGCCGAAGATAGTGTGTATCGGTCCCCATATAGCCCCTTCTCTCTAGTTTTTTGATATTGAAAATctaaggtattttaggtccgtaAACAAGTGTACGGAAGATCGATTTGcctcttgagcgtctagacacccaaatttctattcgattttcctggaaatctaaATCTTTTTATGTAGatctatttaagattcggcccggccgaacaaaGAAAGAAATACGGCCTTAGTATTTCTTTCGTTGTACGGTGACATTTGTACCAAATGTCACATTACAGTAACCGTTATAACTTAGCATATGCTTGTCTTTCTGAaactatattaaatatattcgatGATATTTGCAATGATTGAGAGAATTACACCGGCGAATGAAGTTGCCTTGTCGTGTCGCCGATTTTAGGCCCAGATTATTCAAGGGAGGTTGAGAATTCGTTAGAGATGAGTCGCGTTCAGACATTGTTGTTTGAGAATCGTAGAGTTTTAGCCAAAGACTTCACTAACTGCTTAGTAGTATCGGAGCGATCGTTGAAACAATTGTAGAAGATCATTTGGTCTTGACATGAATGCTATCacgataatttgcaaaatcactcaattttcttgaaaaacagGGTCGAGTTAATGGTTGTCAAGTAATGCTTTTCGACTACTAGTATGCCAATTTTTGATGAATATCGGATATATGCTTACAACCTGGAAACATATGATGAGCCGAAAATCAAGGTTTTGCTGATATTTACGGTCGATTATTGATTCGGAATTTTGGGCCGATAACTCCTAGTTTCTGAACTACAGTAAATCACTGCCGCATACTTCCTAGATTCTTCGTGAATTTTTCGCCACAATGCCCGATTTAGACCCTTGTGGTTTCTGGCGACTCAGCAAATTCAAGGGACCCCTCCAcactgaaaaataataaatattttccggttcaaaaaaaaaatatatatatatatatatatatatctttttacTAAAGatgttagtattgattccgagctaaacgtatttttgctttgtagtaaagatgcaaaaagacaatttcgtaaaatttaaagaatttttcaaaattattaaagccaagttaacCATAGTCATGTAAATATACCCATTTTGAAATCCAATCACCcaattataaagacaaaacgacttcattgaaaagtttatagacttttggacaaggaaaaaaccttatatcagaaaaatgagTCTTTTGTGCTAAGCAAAAAACGTATTCCTTTTTAAGGATAAGAAATCTTTGACCACACGATGATAGTTTCTTTAGTGCGGGAAAGCCATTTTGAGTAAAGTGAAGATATTAAACGTGAATCGCTACGCCCATTGCAGGCCATACTGTAAATTGACTTTCTTTATTGCTAACATATTTCTctttaatataatattaaatatgCATATTAAATCAATATAATAATGAGTATCGTATCACCCTctctaatacaaaaaaatattaatgtattttctaaaGTACATCGAGGTGGAATCCCCAGGCCTTGTCTTACTTTGGCCCCAACGAGAATATTACTTAAGATATGCCGATTATTTAAAACTTCTTCTTGGTCCGTCAAATCGATTTATTTaagtagaacaagtatatacggccgtaattcggccaggccgaatcttatgtaccctccaccatggattgcgttgaaacttttacgaaagactgtcacccacaatcgaattaattgggttgtggtatcttaaaacttcttaacatcgttttctaaattgtgagttagtccatacgcatGTATAAAGCATGTATAGGTAagtatacaaataattacgaatcgatatggacttttgcacggtacgtagagagccagaaatgaaatatgggggtcgcttacatgtgggctatatacaattataacttgatatagaccaatttttgtgtgattggggatctatttatctgagggctatatataactatagaccgatatggacctagttaggcatggttgttaacggccatatgaagtttgctcctccaagtggctcaaaaaccaaatctcgggatcggtttatatgggggctatatatgataatggactgatatggaccacttttgacatggttgttaaatatcatgttctaacatcacgtaccaaatttcaaccgaatcggatgaattttgctcttccaaggggctccggaggtcacatctggggatcggtttatatggaagctatataattatggaccgatttcgaccaatttttgcatgggtgtttgaggccatatactaacaccacataccaaatttcaaccgaatcggttaaattttgctcttccacgaggctccggaggtaaaatctggggatcggtttatatgggggctatatataattatggacccatatggaccaatttctgcatggttcttagagaccatatattaataccatgtaccaaatttcagcctgatcggatgaaatttgcttctcttataagcTCGGCAAGccgaatcggggtatcggtttatatgggggctatatataattatggaccgatgtgaaccactttatgcatggttgttagataccatataccaacaccatgtaccaaatttcagccggatcggatgaaatttacttctcttagaggatcggcaagccaaatttgggggtccgtttatatgggggctatacgtaaaagtggactgatatggcccatttgcaataccttccgacctacatcaataacaactacttgtgccaagtttcaagtcgatagcttgtttcgtttggaagttagcgtgatttcaacagacggacggacggacggacatgctcagatagattcagaatttcaccacgacccagaataaatatgtatatatatatatatatatatatatatatatatatatatatatatatatatatatatatatatatatatatatatatatatatatatatatatatatatatatatatatatatatatatatatatatatatatatatatatatatatatatatatatatatatatatatatactttatggggtcttagagcaatatttcgatgtgttacaaacggaatgacaaagttaatatacccccatcctatggtggagggtataaaaacatgcaTATACAGCCAAAAGCCGGGAAGACAtttaaatacccaccgccatgaaacaaacaaaataattttttaggatGAGGGCTATATTaacattacgtttgtaacatatctcaGATTCTATAAGGTATGTATGTTATGTGTcgtgtaaaattctgagtcgatttagctaagTCTGCTTTGAATGCTTTGGAattgaaaattggcacaagtatttgcaataccatccgcaaatgggccatatcggaccacttttaggtttAACCccaaaataaaccgatccctagatttggattgcggagcctcttgaatgagcaaattttatcccatggtgttgaaattgggta
It includes:
- the LOC142231085 gene encoding uncharacterized protein LOC142231085, whose product is MGLIGNIEPYLPGENFNSWVARVEQFFVVNDVNENKQVPLFITLIGAEAYEILASLTVPLKPKDKSISQLLKILTDHFAPKANEIAERYKFYSRDQKEGEPIADYIVELKALAATCNFKSFLEEALRDRLVCGVNSSSLRTKLLEEPLLTWDKATNLATADSLTQKHVISMQREFMSENVKYIGERGSEVNKNGNLRISTAYGYFCKSLAITVKAVT